In the Armatimonadota bacterium genome, one interval contains:
- the lsrF gene encoding 3-hydroxy-5-phosphonooxypentane-2,4-dione thiolase: protein MPDADAVKGSKNFHLDRPFPQDSFFLKGSGNLDWGMKNRLARIFNPKSGRTVMLAFDHGYFQGPTTGLERIDVTILPLAPYVDALMLTRGILRTTIPPTTDKAIVVRASGGPSILKELSNEEIAVDIEDAIRMNVAAMAIQVFIGGEFETRSVHNMTRLVDLGNRYGIPVLGVTAVGKELVRDARYLGLACRIIAELGAHYVKTYYCEPGFDTVTAACPVPIVMAGGKKLPELDALTMAYNAIRQGAAGVDMGRNIFQSDNPIAMVQAVRAVVHDHAKPAEAYDLYCSLKRKRKK from the coding sequence ATGCCCGATGCTGATGCAGTCAAGGGGTCAAAAAACTTCCACCTCGATCGGCCGTTCCCGCAGGACAGCTTCTTTCTCAAGGGCTCCGGCAATCTCGACTGGGGGATGAAGAACCGGCTGGCGCGCATCTTCAACCCCAAGTCGGGCCGCACCGTGATGCTGGCCTTCGACCACGGCTATTTCCAGGGCCCGACCACCGGGCTGGAACGCATTGACGTCACCATCCTGCCCTTGGCCCCCTATGTTGACGCGCTCATGCTGACCCGCGGCATCCTGCGCACGACCATACCCCCGACCACCGACAAGGCGATCGTGGTGCGCGCCAGCGGCGGCCCCAGCATCCTCAAGGAGCTGTCCAACGAGGAGATCGCGGTTGACATCGAGGACGCCATCCGCATGAATGTCGCGGCCATGGCCATCCAGGTGTTCATCGGCGGGGAGTTCGAGACGCGCTCGGTGCACAACATGACACGCCTGGTGGACCTGGGCAATCGCTATGGCATTCCCGTGCTGGGGGTTACCGCGGTAGGCAAAGAGCTGGTGCGGGATGCGCGCTACCTGGGACTGGCGTGCCGCATCATCGCCGAGCTGGGCGCGCACTACGTCAAGACCTATTACTGCGAACCGGGCTTCGACACCGTCACCGCTGCGTGCCCGGTGCCGATCGTGATGGCCGGCGGCAAGAAGCTCCCGGAGCTTGACGCCCTGACCATGGCCTACAACGCCATCCGCCAGGGCGCGGCGGGGGTGGACATGGGGCGCAACATCTTCCAGAGCGACAACCCCATCGCCATGGTGCAAGCGGTGCGCGCGGTCGTCCACGACCACGCCAAGCCCGCCGAGGCCTA